In Chryseobacterium gleum, a single genomic region encodes these proteins:
- a CDS encoding alpha/beta hydrolase, which produces MKKLINIVFVMTVFVQLSAQKIIHQEIFSSKMNKKIKTVIITPNLQPNTKYPSVYILHGFSGNPDRIIKQDIPDLVKKAQELKTIYVLPDGNYSSWYVDSPIVKDSQYQTFIGKELVEFIDKNYPVKADKKFRGILGWSMGGYGATNIGVTYNKTFGIVGSSCGALDFNSFGEGYQKYMVNKVLGPFESLNPAFLTDSKIKLMAGADQQYIFDCGTEDTQMINMNRNFHKKLTEMKVQHLYTESLGGHVPEYWSRSLSKQLSLFDRFFKQ; this is translated from the coding sequence ATGAAAAAGCTTATCAACATTGTATTTGTAATGACTGTATTTGTACAGTTATCAGCACAAAAAATTATCCATCAGGAAATTTTCAGTTCGAAAATGAACAAAAAGATCAAAACAGTGATCATTACCCCAAACCTTCAGCCTAATACAAAATATCCGTCGGTTTATATCCTTCATGGTTTCAGCGGAAATCCGGACAGAATCATTAAGCAGGATATTCCGGATCTGGTTAAAAAAGCTCAGGAATTAAAAACCATTTATGTACTTCCTGATGGAAACTACAGTTCATGGTATGTAGACAGCCCGATTGTTAAGGATTCCCAGTACCAGACGTTTATTGGTAAAGAGCTGGTAGAGTTCATTGATAAAAATTATCCTGTGAAAGCGGATAAAAAATTCCGTGGAATTTTGGGATGGAGTATGGGAGGTTATGGAGCAACCAACATTGGAGTGACTTATAACAAAACATTTGGTATTGTGGGCAGTTCATGCGGGGCTCTGGACTTTAACTCATTCGGTGAAGGCTATCAGAAATATATGGTAAATAAGGTTCTGGGGCCATTTGAGTCTTTGAATCCTGCTTTCCTGACGGACAGCAAAATAAAACTGATGGCCGGAGCAGATCAGCAATATATTTTCGACTGTGGTACAGAAGACACTCAAATGATCAATATGAACAGGAATTTTCATAAAAAACTGACAGAAATGAAGGTCCAGCACCTCTACACGGAATCTTTGGGAGGGCACGTTCCTGAATATTGGAGCAGATCATTGTCTAAACAATTGTCCTTATTTGACAGGTTTTTTAAACAATAA
- a CDS encoding 3-oxoacyl-ACP synthase III family protein, which yields MRLHHTYFYHPDFVENNTAVIDHFEKQEISMQKIQNALGRAERFIVPENSFETTLSMGIEAARGVLKESNISILDIDVIIFVSSSPEHHIPCDAIQIHHALNGKPNTLCYDMNANCIGGFIALDQVSKYLKGTRSGTKALVVCAEKFSRILDPDNPITAFCLSDSAFAFIVENDGDDTSGLLDVLYHTDSSFCNTVLYPPKGNSRHHHGDLTTWDRIFDGMGSVNFALENIPLFLKRNQKSLEQIDLFLFSQFSIRNINIIRDYFQLPEEKIPFYSKELGYTGASSPFLALDQYQKEVKSLKKGDYILIWTLGTGYQAGLMLWKY from the coding sequence ATGAGATTACATCACACGTATTTCTATCATCCTGATTTTGTAGAAAACAACACAGCTGTTATAGACCACTTTGAAAAGCAGGAAATTTCAATGCAAAAAATCCAGAATGCCTTAGGCAGGGCAGAACGTTTTATTGTTCCTGAGAATTCCTTTGAAACTACACTTTCTATGGGAATTGAAGCTGCAAGAGGAGTTCTTAAAGAAAGTAATATTTCTATTCTCGATATAGATGTTATTATTTTTGTAAGCAGTTCTCCCGAACATCATATTCCCTGTGACGCCATCCAGATCCATCATGCGCTTAACGGAAAACCGAATACCTTATGCTATGACATGAATGCCAACTGTATTGGAGGATTTATAGCGCTGGATCAGGTATCAAAATATTTGAAAGGAACCCGGTCCGGAACAAAAGCTTTGGTAGTTTGTGCCGAAAAATTTTCTAGGATATTAGATCCTGACAACCCGATTACCGCTTTTTGTCTTTCAGATTCTGCTTTTGCTTTTATCGTAGAAAATGATGGGGACGACACCTCAGGGTTATTAGATGTATTATATCATACAGACAGCAGTTTTTGTAATACCGTACTCTATCCACCTAAAGGAAACTCACGTCATCATCATGGCGATCTGACAACCTGGGATCGTATTTTCGACGGAATGGGAAGTGTCAATTTTGCACTGGAGAATATCCCTCTGTTTTTAAAGCGCAATCAGAAAAGTCTTGAGCAGATTGATTTGTTTTTATTTTCACAGTTTTCTATCAGGAATATCAATATTATCCGCGATTACTTTCAGTTGCCGGAGGAAAAAATTCCTTTTTACTCTAAAGAGCTTGGGTATACCGGAGCATCCAGTCCATTTTTAGCTTTAGACCAATATCAAAAAGAAGTAAAATCATTGAAAAAAGGAGATTATATTCTTATATGGACACTGGGAACAGGCTATCAGGCAGGATTAATGCTTTGGAAATACTAA
- a CDS encoding Crp/Fnr family transcriptional regulator → MKNSEFIKQINRYYPLSEETIKDLLDICTEEYYHKNDLLLESGAMARYYYFIKSGLIGYYTVDEQANNIYKIFFEENSFVASTAAIIKNEPSDFNIIALEDCSVIQYPAKAYRELLKKYHDLALFHMYYLEKNWVVNKEPLEVSLKYETAKKRYLELLENTSLYNRLKQHHIASYLGITPTQLSRIKKEINGDKY, encoded by the coding sequence ATGAAAAACTCCGAATTTATAAAACAGATCAACCGATATTATCCTTTATCTGAGGAAACTATTAAAGATTTATTGGATATCTGCACAGAAGAATACTATCACAAGAATGATCTTCTGCTGGAATCAGGTGCCATGGCAAGATATTATTACTTTATAAAATCAGGATTGATAGGCTATTATACTGTTGATGAACAGGCAAATAACATTTACAAAATCTTCTTCGAGGAAAACAGTTTTGTTGCTTCTACGGCCGCCATTATTAAAAATGAACCCAGCGACTTCAATATCATCGCCCTGGAAGACTGTTCAGTAATACAATATCCTGCAAAAGCTTATCGTGAGTTATTAAAAAAATATCATGACCTCGCTCTTTTTCATATGTATTATCTTGAAAAAAATTGGGTAGTAAACAAAGAACCTCTGGAAGTTTCCCTCAAATACGAAACGGCAAAAAAACGATATTTGGAGCTACTTGAAAACACCTCTCTTTATAACAGGTTAAAACAACATCATATTGCTTCTTACTTGGGAATTACACCTACACAGCTCAGCCGGATCAAAAAGGAGATTAATGGAGATAAATACTGA